The proteins below are encoded in one region of Holophagaceae bacterium:
- a CDS encoding CHASE domain-containing protein: MRLPWYSKSPPAMREHPVLASLAILACGLGLTIIIAVLGHHYAKDRIQARVDRQVQRTYLSMQDHLFTYEGLLRGGRGLFEVREKIAEDEWRRFVEELDLPHRYPSVKGLAYIERVPGGAGEKFLIRYSEPALLNPHAVGYDIGIHPEQRGAAVRAMESGMSAITAPIYFNETEPDRPAFGLLLPVYKPGTMAFTTEARKAAHVGWISAAIYLDTMMDEVMREMDPDFATQIIGGNHPVRGSLAYQHNMGSLNGHRGATPARQLVFKWGDRAWAGRVIPLPSFDQTADYRWPLWALVAGCTISSLLAGLAWSLISTRARAEAIAKSMTLTLEDALRRHESHVENTPLAVIEWDQERKIRAWNPAAARIFGYTETEALARGMVDLLAPPGGSAGLESALEQAAGSKAGTHRTLECRAKNGQTIICGWHCAPLLGAEDEFLGATTLIEDLTQARQREAALRQGQKLESLGLLAGGIAHDFNNILTALLGNLDAAVEATDERSPAMEHLLKAITSAERAGDLSTQILVYSGKGAFTTREVLLNQIVEEMTELLEVSRPPRVNLRLQLAPDLPFIQADPVQMQQVVLNLVLNATEAIEANQQGGDAEASITLTTSHRVYSDVELETAFSGQDLLPGPYVSLRVKDSGCGMDEATLPRIFDPFFTTKATGRGLGLSTLQGIVKAHHGGMWVNSKPGAGTTFNLLFPAAEAMPSMPRKQGEGHHESQGAVLLVEDEEAIRTITALALSKAGFEVLTAADGLEALRLFEANAEIIRSALVDKVMPGMGGAELMQAMRARKPGLRVVLCSGYSESGFDESDPGIPSSAADAFLQKPYRTADAVELIRKLMGPAVKGEVSQ, from the coding sequence ATGCGCCTGCCTTGGTATTCAAAATCGCCGCCAGCCATGCGGGAGCATCCCGTCCTCGCGTCGCTCGCCATCCTCGCGTGCGGCCTCGGCCTCACGATCATCATCGCCGTGCTGGGCCATCACTACGCCAAGGACCGCATCCAGGCCCGGGTGGACCGGCAGGTGCAGCGCACCTACCTGTCCATGCAGGACCACCTCTTCACCTACGAGGGCCTGCTGCGCGGGGGACGCGGGCTCTTCGAAGTGCGCGAGAAGATTGCGGAGGACGAGTGGCGCCGCTTCGTGGAGGAACTGGATCTGCCCCACCGCTACCCTTCGGTGAAAGGCCTTGCCTATATCGAGCGGGTCCCAGGCGGAGCGGGCGAAAAATTCCTCATCCGGTACTCCGAACCGGCGCTCCTGAATCCCCACGCAGTCGGCTACGACATCGGGATCCACCCGGAACAGCGCGGCGCCGCGGTCCGGGCTATGGAATCCGGCATGAGCGCGATCACCGCGCCCATTTATTTCAACGAGACGGAACCCGACCGGCCGGCCTTCGGGCTGCTGCTGCCGGTGTACAAGCCCGGCACCATGGCCTTCACCACCGAAGCCAGGAAGGCCGCGCATGTGGGCTGGATCTCCGCGGCGATCTACCTGGACACCATGATGGACGAGGTCATGCGGGAGATGGATCCGGATTTCGCGACCCAGATCATCGGCGGCAACCACCCGGTGCGCGGCAGCTTGGCCTACCAGCACAACATGGGCTCCTTGAATGGCCATCGCGGCGCCACGCCGGCGCGGCAATTGGTCTTCAAATGGGGGGACCGGGCCTGGGCGGGGCGGGTGATCCCCTTGCCCAGCTTCGACCAGACCGCCGACTACCGCTGGCCGCTCTGGGCGCTGGTCGCCGGATGCACCATCAGTTCGCTGCTGGCGGGGCTGGCCTGGTCGCTCATCTCCACCCGGGCGCGGGCCGAGGCCATCGCGAAAAGCATGACCCTCACCTTGGAGGACGCCCTGCGCCGGCACGAGAGCCACGTGGAAAACACGCCGCTGGCGGTGATCGAATGGGACCAGGAACGGAAAATCCGCGCCTGGAATCCGGCGGCCGCCCGGATTTTCGGATACACCGAGACGGAGGCCCTGGCCCGGGGGATGGTGGATTTGTTGGCTCCGCCCGGAGGCAGTGCAGGCCTGGAATCAGCCCTGGAGCAGGCCGCTGGATCCAAGGCCGGCACGCACCGCACCCTGGAATGCCGGGCGAAAAACGGCCAGACGATCATTTGCGGCTGGCATTGCGCGCCCCTTCTGGGGGCGGAGGACGAATTCCTGGGCGCCACCACGCTCATCGAGGACCTCACCCAGGCCAGGCAGCGCGAGGCGGCGCTGCGCCAGGGCCAGAAACTCGAGAGCCTGGGCCTGCTGGCGGGCGGCATCGCCCACGACTTCAACAACATCCTGACCGCCCTGCTGGGGAACCTGGATGCGGCGGTCGAAGCCACGGATGAGCGGTCGCCCGCCATGGAGCACCTGCTCAAGGCCATCACCAGCGCGGAGCGGGCCGGGGATCTGTCCACGCAGATCCTCGTCTACAGCGGAAAAGGAGCCTTCACGACCCGGGAAGTGCTCCTGAACCAGATCGTGGAGGAAATGACGGAGCTGCTGGAAGTCTCACGCCCGCCGCGCGTCAACCTTCGGTTGCAGCTCGCGCCGGACTTGCCCTTCATCCAGGCCGACCCGGTGCAGATGCAGCAAGTGGTGCTGAACCTGGTCCTCAATGCGACCGAAGCCATCGAAGCCAATCAGCAGGGAGGCGATGCCGAGGCCAGCATCACCCTCACGACCTCCCACCGCGTGTATTCGGATGTGGAATTGGAAACGGCTTTTTCGGGCCAGGACCTGCTGCCCGGGCCCTATGTGTCGCTCCGCGTGAAGGACAGCGGGTGCGGCATGGATGAGGCGACCCTCCCCCGCATCTTCGATCCCTTCTTCACCACCAAGGCCACGGGCCGCGGCCTCGGCCTCTCCACCCTGCAGGGCATCGTGAAGGCCCACCACGGAGGCATGTGGGTGAACAGCAAACCCGGCGCGGGAACCACCTTCAACCTGCTCTTCCCGGCGGCCGAAGCCATGCCATCCATGCCCAGGAAGCAAGGGGAGGGCCATCACGAAAGCCAAGGCGCCGTACTGCTGGTGGAGGATGAGGAAGCCATCCGCACCATCACCGCCCTGGCCCTCTCGAAGGCCGGGTTCGAAGTGCTCACCGCTGCGGATGGCCTGGAAGCCCTGAGACTGTTCGAGGCCAATGCGGAGATCATCCGTTCCGCCCTGGTGGACAAGGTCATGCCGGGCATGGGCGGCGCTGAATTGATGCAAGCCATGCGGGCGCGGAAGCCGGGGCTGCGCGTCGTGCTGTGCAGCGGCTACAGCGAATCCGGTTTCGATGAGTCGGATCCGGGGATTCCCTCCTCCGCGGCGGATGCTTTCCTGCAGAAGCCCTACCGCACCGCGGACGCGGTGGAGCTGATCCGGAAATTGATGGGGCCGGCGGTCAAGGGCGAGGTGTCGCAGTGA
- the thiC gene encoding phosphomethylpyrimidine synthase ThiC, with protein sequence MPSSDQSPITESALETCLRPFPASEKVFVDGKAPGVRVPMRKIACQPTRDFDGKLIENESVVVYDTSGPYTDPRASIDVAKGLPALRQNWILGRGDVEELAGATSLYRKLRERDADLDAIRFHAERKPLRAKAGRNVSQMHYARQGIVTPEMEYIAIRENLGLDAASIKSRITPEFVRDEVARGRAIIPANINHPEIEPMVIGRNFLVKINANIGNSAVTSSIEEEVEKMAWATRWGADTVMDLSTGKNIHETREWILRNSPVPIGTVPIYQALEKVNGKAEDLTWELYRDTLIEQAEQGVDYFTIHAGVRLRYVPLTAKRVTGIVSRGGSILAKWCLAHHQENFLYTHFEDICDIMKAYDVSFSLGDGLRPGSIADANDEAQFGELETLGELTKIAWKHDVQVMIEGPGHVPMHLIQENMTKQLEVCDEAPFYTLGPLTTDIAPGYDHITSGIGAAMIGWFGCAMLCYVTPKEHLGLPDKKDVKDGVITYKIAAHAADLAKGHPGAQARDNALSKARFEFRWEDQFNLSLDPDTAREFHDETLPAEGAKNAHFCSMCGPHFCSMSITDDVRRYAAEQGLSDDEAVAKGLEEMSKAFVDKGAEVYLQS encoded by the coding sequence ATGCCGTCGTCCGATCAGAGCCCCATCACCGAATCCGCCTTGGAGACTTGCCTGCGGCCCTTCCCGGCCTCCGAAAAGGTGTTCGTGGATGGCAAGGCTCCGGGCGTCAGGGTCCCCATGCGGAAGATCGCCTGCCAGCCCACCCGGGACTTCGATGGAAAGCTCATCGAAAATGAATCTGTGGTGGTCTATGACACTTCGGGCCCCTACACGGATCCACGCGCCAGCATCGATGTGGCCAAAGGGCTTCCGGCCCTGCGCCAGAACTGGATCCTGGGCCGCGGCGACGTGGAGGAGCTGGCTGGAGCGACGAGCCTCTACCGTAAATTGCGCGAACGCGATGCGGATCTGGATGCCATCCGTTTCCACGCCGAACGCAAGCCCCTGCGCGCCAAGGCTGGCAGGAACGTGAGCCAGATGCACTACGCCCGGCAGGGCATCGTCACACCTGAGATGGAGTACATCGCCATCCGGGAGAACCTGGGCCTGGATGCCGCCAGCATCAAGAGCCGCATCACGCCTGAATTCGTACGGGACGAGGTGGCTCGCGGCCGCGCCATCATCCCCGCGAACATCAACCACCCGGAAATCGAGCCCATGGTCATCGGGCGCAATTTCCTGGTGAAGATCAACGCCAACATCGGCAACTCCGCGGTGACCTCCAGCATCGAGGAAGAAGTCGAAAAGATGGCCTGGGCCACCCGCTGGGGCGCGGACACGGTCATGGACCTGTCGACCGGAAAGAACATCCACGAAACCCGCGAATGGATCTTGCGAAATAGCCCGGTCCCCATCGGCACGGTGCCCATCTACCAGGCGCTGGAAAAGGTCAATGGCAAGGCCGAAGATCTCACCTGGGAGCTGTACCGCGACACGCTCATCGAGCAGGCGGAGCAGGGCGTGGACTACTTCACCATCCATGCCGGCGTGCGCCTGCGCTACGTGCCGCTCACCGCCAAGCGCGTGACGGGCATCGTGAGCCGGGGCGGTTCCATCCTCGCGAAATGGTGTCTTGCGCACCATCAGGAGAATTTCCTCTATACGCATTTCGAGGACATCTGCGACATCATGAAGGCCTACGATGTGAGCTTTTCCTTGGGCGACGGACTGCGTCCGGGCTCCATCGCCGACGCCAACGACGAAGCCCAGTTCGGCGAGCTGGAAACACTGGGCGAACTGACCAAGATCGCCTGGAAGCACGACGTGCAGGTAATGATCGAGGGGCCCGGCCATGTGCCCATGCACCTGATCCAGGAGAACATGACGAAGCAACTAGAAGTCTGCGACGAGGCGCCCTTCTACACCCTGGGGCCGCTCACCACCGACATCGCGCCGGGCTACGACCACATCACGTCGGGCATCGGCGCGGCGATGATTGGCTGGTTCGGCTGCGCCATGCTCTGCTACGTGACGCCGAAGGAGCATCTGGGGCTTCCGGACAAGAAGGACGTGAAGGACGGCGTCATCACCTACAAGATCGCCGCCCACGCCGCCGATCTCGCCAAGGGCCACCCCGGCGCCCAGGCCCGGGACAACGCGCTCTCCAAGGCCCGCTTCGAGTTCCGCTGGGAGGATCAGTTCAACCTCAGCCTGGATCCTGACACCGCGCGGGAATTCCATGACGAGACCCTTCCAGCCGAGGGCGCCAAAAACGCCCATTTCTGCTCCATGTGCGGTCCGCACTTCTGCTCCATGAGCATCACCGACGATGTGCGCCGCTACGCCGCCGAACAAGGCCTGAGCGATGATGAAGCCGTGGCCAAGGGCCTGGAGGAGATGTCGAAAGCCTTCGTGGACAAGGGCGCCGAGGTCTATCTCCAGTCCTGA